Genomic window (Streptomyces sp. NBC_01431):
GGGCAGTTCGAGCACAGGGGCGTGGCCGTGGCGGTAGAAGACGTTGGGGACCAGCACGGTGTATCCGGCCGCGGCCAGCCGGTCCGCCATCTGCTTCAGCCAGGGGCGGAGCCCGAAGGCGTCCATGTAGAGCAGGACCCCGGGGTGCGGGCTGCCGTCGGCCGGATGGCTGAGGTAGGCGTCGGCGACGCCATCGGGTGTGGTGATGTCGAGGGACGTACTGGCCACTGAGGGCATGGTCACGGTTTGCTTCCTTCTCATGAGCTATGGGGAAGAGGAGGTTGTCAACGCTTCGACGGTCAAGGGTAGTTCGCCTCTTGGTGGTGCTTGGGCCGTGGCGTCGTCAGCGGGGCCGCAGCCGCGCTGACGAGTCACACCACAAGAGCCCCTGCGCGCGGGGCCCGGCGCCCCCGGGCCGATGCGGGTGGGAACGACTACGGGCACGCGGCGCACCGGGCCGCTTGGCGCGGAAGGTGTCCTACGGTGGTGGGCAACGGCCGGCCTCCCACCAAGGACATCCCATGAGCGACGATCCGGTGCGCATCGTTGAAGCGGCATTCCGGTACTTCCGGTCACAGGACCGCGAGGCGGCTCTGCCCCTCTACGCCGACGACTTCACCTTCACCAGTCCCCAGGACGATCACATCGACAGGGCGGCGTTCTTCGAGCGCTGTTTCCCCACCGCCGACCGGTTCAGGGAGCAGCGGCTGCTGCACATCACCCCCGGGGACCGGGAACTCGTCTTCGTCCACTACGAGTACGAACTCGCCACAGGCGACCGGTACCGCAACGTCGAGACGATCACGGTGCGCGACGGACGCATCCAGGAGGTCGAGGTCTTCTTCGGCGGCAAGGTGTGACCCGGCCACGGACCGGAGCCGTTGCGGACCACCGCCCGGCACGGGAGCTCACCGGCGCCCCGGCTCTCGGCTCACCGGCTTGCCGGCACCGCCTTCTCGTCGCGTGCAGGATCCAGCCGCCGGGCGGTCACGGGCCGGAGGCGTCCCGGTCGGGG
Coding sequences:
- a CDS encoding nuclear transport factor 2 family protein, which encodes MSDDPVRIVEAAFRYFRSQDREAALPLYADDFTFTSPQDDHIDRAAFFERCFPTADRFREQRLLHITPGDRELVFVHYEYELATGDRYRNVETITVRDGRIQEVEVFFGGKV